A region of the Silene latifolia isolate original U9 population chromosome 9, ASM4854445v1, whole genome shotgun sequence genome:
ATATTTGTTCGAACATATATGGACTATGTTTCAAGACTCGAATATAAACTAAAAATATGCATTACAATTTAAAGTTAAGTTTcatgtattttgttttatgaatttTATATCTTACTTTGTATTATGAATTTGATGTATTTTGGTTTATGAATTTTATATGTTATTTAACTTAGCAACACAAACTtttttaaaattagttttattaatttataaattattagttttattaattagttttattaattttaaaaaaaaaaaattatatcttCTTTGGAGTGCTCTAAGCTGATTGAGAGAGTAGTTGACAGAATTAGGGCCATTGGTGCTCGTAAGCTGTCTTATGCAGGTAGATTGACATTAATTAAATCTGTTCTCAGCAATTTACATTGCTATTGGGCACGCATTTTTGTTTACCTGTGAGTATTCTAAATAAGGTTGAGGCTATTTGTCGTAGCTTCTTATGGCAAGGAAAAGAGGTTGCTCAGGGGTCTGCTCTAATTGCTTGGGACACTTGTTGTACTGAAAAGAAAAAAGGAGGTTTAGGTATCATTGATTTAAGAAGATGGAACTATGCTGCCTTGGGTAAATATATCTGGTGGATTGCCCAAAAGCTGACCACCTGTGGGTCAAGTGGATACATGCTGTGTATATGAAAACTGGGGGGTGGTGTGATTATGTTCCTACTGCTAGTTCAAGTTGGTCTTGGAGGAAGTTGTGCGCTGTTAAAGATAAATTGAAGTCTGGGTATTGTGGTGACTGGTGGCTTATGCAGGGAGGCATCTATAGTGTTAAAGCAGGTTATACTTGGTTGGGGCCTTCTCATAACAATGTCAATTGGATCCCTTTTGTGTGGAATAGGCTGAGTCCTCCTAAGCATTGTTTTATAGGGTGGCTTGTGGCTCATGGCAGGCTGCTTACCAGAGACAGGTTACACATGATGCTTATTTGTGAGGACACTGCTTGTTGTATTTGTGGCACTCAGGATGAATGTCATGCTCATTTGTTCTTTGAGTGTGCTTATAGCAGGGAATGCCTATTGTTGATTAATGCTCTCCTGAAGGTTAATGTTCCTACTGGGAATGTGATTCAGTGGTGGTTGAAACTTAGAATGAGGAGTCTTTTAAGAAAATAGATGATTGGTGCAATCATTCAGGCGCTAGTTTACAGGTTATGGGGCATGAGGAACAAATGCAGGGTTGAAGGGGTGCTGCTTAGGCCAAGGAATCTGGTTTTATTGGTACAACAGGATGTCAGACTAAGGCTCCACGGCTTAAATAGCTGTGCCAAGATTAGTGAGGAGTACAAAGCATGGATTTAaggttttattgtttattttattttgaagcaTGCTTGATGGTTGTATGAAAACAAAAAACAGTTGATGTAATTGTTGGTGATCTCTTTTGGTATAATATaacttacattttaccaaaaaaaaaaaaaatttataaattaTTAACATAATATAAAGTAACCCATGAtattaaatataaaaataaaaaaaagtaatataagaggatcctctctattgtggtgGGGAAAAAGATGTAGTAGAAATGAAGAGGATGTAGATAGTAGGAAATGAGGTGGATGAAAGAGGGAATGAGGTgtcaaaaaaatagaaagaaagagaaaaaataagaggatgaaaccatcctctctattgtgggtgcTCTTAGAGCCAAGGCTAGCTCAAGGTAGCCGTTGCCTATCAATTATTGCCAACAATATCTCCATACCATATTTGTATATATCATACTTGATTTCCCCCCGTAAATATAGCGATCTCATCAATGTATATATAGCTAACATATTCATTATTTGTAATAGCACAGAATTTGAATGCAATAATATTATTCTCTATATCATTCAATCATTGATTCGTAATATGGTATCagcttcaggtttcctaattctcTAAAATATTCTTTTCTCTTCACACGTTTCCTCTGTTTTCTCTCAAAAAATATGACGAATTATGGCATCAATTAATCGAATTGACAAACACTCCTTCTTATCGCTCCGTCATCGTCTTTAGGTATTAAGTTCCCTATATCTCATTATGTTAATTATGCTATGTTTTCACCTAATCATCAAATTTTCTTAACAGATGTGACCAAAAATCACGAGCCTAGTGTTTTAAAGAAGCCGTGCAGGTTCCCGAATGGCAGAATGCTATGAAACTCAAAATAGAGGCGCTCAAAAAGAATAATGCATGGACACTCGAGACACTACCTCCTAACAAGAAGGCGATTGGTTTAAAATGGGTTTAAAATTAAGTATAATGTCGATGGTACAATTGAACAATATAAAGCTAGATTAGTAGTCATGGGCAATCGACAAATCGAAGGGGTCAACTACAATGAAACTTTTTCTCCCACAATTAAACTCGTCAATGTTCGCACATCACTTGTCATCGTTGCCGCCAAGAATTGGACCTTACACCAAATGGACGTCCACAACGCATTTCTTCATGGGTATCTCCAGAAGAGGTAAACCACCTCCGGGATTACATCCTTCAAACGATGAAAAGGTTTGCCGTCTGCGAAAATCTCTTTACGGCCCCGCCAAACACCGCGATGTTGGTATGCTAAGCTCGCCTCTGCCTTAATTACCTATTGTCGACGATCTTGTCTATATGAAAGACCTAGAAGTACTCTAATACATTTCCTTGGCCTCGAGATTACCCGTAACAGCACCAGGATTTTTATGTCTCGACGAAAGTATGCTCTCGATATCCTTACTGAAGCCGGATTACTCGGCTCTAAACCAGCGTTTGTTCCCATGGAGCCAAATCATCGATCAGCCCTCTCCACCGCCAAACCGTTACAAGATCCACAACAGTACCGTCGCTTGGTGGGACGTCTGCTATATCTCTCTATCACTCACTCAGAACTCATCTATTCCGTTCAAATATTGGCCCAATTTATGCATGCTCCGACAAAAGATCATTGGAATATCGAGCTCTAGGTTGTGAAATATCTAAATAATTCTTCGAGTCAATAAATTCTACTTCGTTCAGATAGGAATCTTAATCTTAATTCTTATTGCGACGCCGACTATGCTACTTCGTTCAAATAGCAATCTTAATCTTAATGCTTCGTTCAGATAGCTTTAATATAATACTTCGAGCAAACATTATATAAAGACTATGCTAGCTACCCAACTAGCCGGCGATTCTTAACCGCATGCATTGTGTTTCTCGGCTCCTCACCCATCtcatggaaaacaaagaaacaaacAATCGTTTCTAGATCGTCTGCTCAAGCGGAATATCGCGCCATGGCCTATACAACGTGTGAATTAAAATGGATCAAAGAGTTACTCAGCTTCCTTGGTACTTCGCACAAACAGCTGGCCTATACGATTACATTGCGATAGTCAATACGCTCTCTACATTGCACGGAATCCGGTATTTCTGTTATGCGCGGAAGCGTGTTGAGACGATATAATAAACAATAGCAAAATAAAGAACACAagaatttacgtggttcactatcaataTGATAGCTACGTCCACAAGGCCAGAGAAATATTTCACTATGTAGGAGAGAATTACAGATTATAAAAGACGAGCCCTCAAACTTGCCTCACCAAGTTTTCTACctttctctcttaattaacctagaatataGTCGGGTCTTTATATAGTATTATTCCACCCAAAACTATGTACCTAAACTAATTAGGGAATTGGAAAAGtaaaaactatttaacaaaaCATTAAACTATGGAAAACGTCTTTAGCCAAATACAAAAGACTAACATAAGAGATATGAAAGTCTAATGGGACCCACCAATTTCCTAATTAGAAACAAGTCACGTAACACCACAAAACGCACGAAGCTCAATCAACAGAGATACGCGCGACTTGTGTGAGGCACTGCTCTCCTTCACATGTCTTTGTATTTCTACTCTTACTTCCTTAGTTTATTTCTTTTGCTCCACATTTTAATCTCACTCTCATATACCTAAAACCGAATACGACTCGGACGAGTCATATTCTAACAATGTCCACCTGACTCGGACAGTCGGATCTACAAACAACTTCCAGTCAACTGAGCCCTCCATCATAGTCACACTATGATTGCCGATACCAGTCTCAAACCATGAGACGCCGTGTTAGCTCCACCTTAGCCAAGATGAGCTACACTATAGCCAGAACCCGACCCACGCCGGAGTCTAATGCCTACGCCGAGGCATGGACACCCCCGTCGGGGCTCCTCCTTGTGCTCTCACCGGAGCACTCACACCCTCGCCAAGGTGATCCTGCGCCCTCACCGGGACGCGCTAGCTAACTGGTGACTCCATATAAAATCACCTCTCAACCCAACATCTTCAGGCTTTGACTTGTTGCTCGAGACAAAATAGCTACCTTTTAGTATACAAGGCTCGAAATTTCCAAACCTTATCATACCACTCCGCAACTGAAAGACTCTTTGTTGTTCTTCTTGACGATCTGTTTtatcaacccgacctttaggaGTATCCCTTAACTCCACCTTCCCGTTGACACAATCATCCTCAACACAAGACGAACTCTTCAATCCGGTTGTTGAACTTCTTCTTGTTGATCCTGATCCATCGACCACTAGAGCCTCGGCAAGCTCCACCTCACCTTCgacatcatcaactatcaaaccaGAAGCAAGATTCAACCCCTCTAGACCAACATGCCTAGTATGACTCACCTCTACGTTACCACAATGTTTAGAAGGTGAAATCCCCCTAGTCAATGCCTTACCTTGTAAAAGATACAAGCTACCTGCACTTGACTTCACACCACGAAGCAACTCCCATGGACCCTTGCACACACTCAATACTCCACCTTCTCCTTGAAATCGAAAACCCCTCCTGTCTAACATTCCAAGAGAAATAAGATTACTCTTAAGTTGTGGAACATGCCTTACACCCTTGAGATAGCTCATCTAGCTCATCTAGCTCTCTGTTGAGCCTAAACTTCCTTGCTCCATTGCTCACAGAGAACTGACTTTGTAGGTAATCCCAGATTTCTTTTGCAGTTTTGACGTACATAACTGACCTTTTGATAGGCAGTTCCACATTGTCTAGGATCCAAGTGATAAGAAGGCAGTTGCAAGTGTCCCAAGCTGCTTCTCTGAATGCATCATTTTTGGGTTTCTTCACAACTCCAGTTAGAAATCCCAGTTTCCTCTTAGAGCAGACGGCAATCTCCATTTGCCTCTTCCATTCCAGGTAGTTTTCAATACCAGAAAGTTTGGTGTCAACTACAACTGGATGGGTGCTCTCTGCAGGGTGCAGGTAGAGAGGATCCGTGGGATCCATAGTGAGAGAGTTAGTTCCTGAATTTGTTGAAGTGTTTGTGGAAGCATCAGTTACCACTGTGTTATTTAGGTTAGTCATTGTTGACAtttgttgatgttgtgtttttgaGAGTTAAGAAAGAAGTTGAGTTTTCCTGGGTTTCAAAGAGCAAACTCAGCTCCTTTAAATAGATTAAAGTTGAAAGCCAGGTAGTTGAGGATGAGTAAATGCTCTCCTTTTTGTGTGGTTATCAGTCCCCTCCTTcctgggctctgataccatgaagaGTTTAATTATGTAACAGGAGGTAGAGAACTCATCAAGAAGTTTGAGCAGAATGAGATTGAGTTGCATTAAGTGTAGTAGTTGTGTATATTCAAAAGTGGTAATGAAGTAAATACAAGGCAGAGTATATATGCATCATACAGCTAAGGCACAAGCTATTGACTGATGGACAAAGCATTGGTCCGGATAAAACATGTGACCTAGAAGACCTTAGTACACTGTCCTACTCACAAGTCCTTTTCACCTTTAATCACAGTGCATCCTTTTTCCTAGTTCTAGGATTGTAGGTGATCCTACTTTGTACTATAGAAAGATTTTGTGCAGTCCTAGGATTGTCTTCTTTACACTACGCATCAAGATTCAGTACGGAGGAAGCCATTTCCAATTTCAATTAACATTATTAAGATTCAGCAAAACAATATTAATTCAacatttaatcaaattcatcgCCGTCAACCACCATTGTCGAAGTACGGTGTTCGTCTGCTGGCACGTTGTTCATCTATTTTGCCGGTGTACATGGTGCCCTCGGCGCCGGGAGGGGTTGCCGGGGCAGGTAGGGTGGGGGAGGGTGGCCGGTGCAATGAGGGTGTTGGGGTGATTGGGAGGGGAGGATGAGATGCGTTTATTTTTTaggtttttcatttttgttttggtGGATGTGAGAAATGAGATGGgtatagttggaataagggggaAAAATGTGCGGAATTTAGTAAAATGGCGTGCGGGATTTAGCACGTCCCTATAATTATTGATTCTCAAAAAATTCAACTACCCAACATAGCAAGTGTATAAAAAATACAACATAACATTCTACAACCCAATACATAATACTACACAAAAAAAGTGAGAAACCTTAATAAATTATAgagtaatttaataattactcaCTTTTAGAAACCActtttctaaaattactcccttttgaaaactttttaataatttactcccatgaaatgttctcaggtcaaaaattgcacccaatttGACACTCCGGTGACATATTCCGTCAATATTTGAAATTTCTGATTTTAAGTCTACTTTTATGACGAAAATGCCCTTCTTTCATCTTTTATATACTTCATGTCTTCTCTCTCCCTTATACTTCTCACTTCATTCATCCACTTcaattcttcccttttcttataATTTTCCCCAATTAAGATTGATTGGGGTTTCAAACCCAGAAATTAGGGGCTTTGATCCCAGAAATTAAGGTGTTTTCTTGTGTCGTACTGTCGTGTACCCCATTCGAGAAGCTCTTTGCTTGTGTCGTCTTTGTGCACAGTCACCTCGATAAAGCAGAGGCAATCCGTCTTCGGTCCAGTAGCTGTCTCAATAGCATTCACCAGTTCCTCTTCGCAAAATACCTGTTGGTTTAATGCCGACCCAAAGACTTCGCCAGATACGAGTAACACAAATCCTCAAATAATGTTCTTCACAAAATACTTGTATGAGTTGTATCCACCATAGTTGATCAGGAAGATGATGGTCTTCTGACCACATAGTCACCTAGAAAAATCATGAATAAATTCAATCAGCAAGGTAAAAATGCAATCTTGGTGTTTCATGAATGGTTAATTGAGATACAAGAACCAAGGATAAACTTCTTACCTGAAAACTACCATCTCCAATGAATGCAAGAACTCGCTTTTCAGGAACCGCTTGTGCATAGCCAAGAGTAGCCCCAAATGACCATCCAATTGATCCATACTGCATCTGGAACTCGTATCtaatattgaattaattaaacaTTAATACAAAGCAATAAAGTTCAACCCAAATTAATTTGGGGGAGATTTTAGGGTTAAATTTTGAGTTTGAATATGTTAAATCTGAAAGATGAAGTAAACAGTGAGAAGGTGGGTTGTTTAAAGCTAATGTCTAAATATTAACATAGGGGCATAACGGTCTTAAAACACAActtttcaccttttttttttttttttttttttttttttttggcaactgaCAAGAAAGATTCCTACAGCATCCTAGCTTCCTTCGCAAGCTAGACTTTTCACCTTAAAGTCTAATTGGGTGCAATTTTTAACCTGACAATattttatgggagtaaattattaaaaagttttcaaaagagagtaattttagaaaagtggtttctaaaagggagtaattattaaattactcTAAATTATAACCCATACAATCAAATCAT
Encoded here:
- the LOC141600615 gene encoding uncharacterized protein LOC141600615, whose amino-acid sequence is MKTGGWCDYVPTASSSWSWRKLCAVKDKLKSGYCGDWWLMQGGIYSVKAGYTWLGPSHNNVNWIPFVWNRLSPPKHCFIGWLVAHGRLLTRDRLHMMLICEDTACCICGTQDECHAHLFFECAYSRECLLLINALLKVNVPTGNVIQWWLKLRMRSLLRK
- the LOC141600616 gene encoding pyruvate decarboxylase 2-like, producing MSRTLEYEFQMQYGSIGWSFGATLGYAQAVPEKRVLAFIGDGSFQVTMWSEDHHLPDQLWWIQLIQVFCEEELVNAIETATGPKTDCLCFIEVTVHKDDTSKELLEWGTRQYDTRKHLNFWDQSP